CTGATGCTGAGGAGCTGTTCTCCTCCAAAGAGCAAAGCAGCCCAGCTCAGGCAGAGATGACTCATTAAATGCCCCTATTCACCCCTCTGCACCCACCTCCCATGACtggcagggaaggcagcagtATCCCAACCTGCTCACCCCAGGCCACACTTCCCTGGGAAGTGCTTGTAGGGGTTTTGCTTCCAGTCCTTCTGCTCCCGGAGCAAGCGACTCCCCTGGGGCTCTTCCTGATGGGACTAATTTACTGGAAATGGGACTCGCCTCTCCAAACCTGGCCAAAtgatgcaaataataataataataaaaacataagcATTTAGCCATGGAGCTTAACACAAAGCCAGTGGGTTAGAGGTTGCtaggaaatatttctctgtgaGCTAAGAGCCAGGGCAGTGCTTCTTGGAGGGCATATTATGGCTTAATGATGGGATGCAAAAGGCATGGTAGGGGTCCCGAGGACCCCGACTCGTGCTCCTTTGCATGCATGCAGTTACAATCCCTCTTCCAAGGTTTTGGCTGAACATCtccctcctgtttttcttatgttttcccCATCCACACCCCCACCAAGCCTCAAAAGTTCCTCACTCCCTGGCAGCCTGAATGTCTTCTGCCTCCAGCCCTTTTTCCATGGAAGGCTGATGGTTTTCTCCTAAAAGGAAGATGACAAAAGCAACGAGGCAAAAGCCCTCAACATCTCCCCAGGATAAGAAGCTGGAAGATTGACAAGGAAGAAACCCAGCGCGCCCAGCACGTCTGACCAAGGGTGTCACCACCTCCTGCCCAGGAGACATGGCGCGAAGAGCAGACTTGCAGGCTCAACACACTCGTAAGCCCAGGACTGGGgaagaacaggaagagaaagatcCAGCCCCATCAAAGGGATAAAAACAACAggtttttttagtttgcttcagaagaaattcagacAGATATTAGGTTTTCTGAAGGAAGCGAGAGAAGGTCTCCGAGGAAGGAGAGCTACCCTGGAGTGCAGAAAACTGGAGGATCTGGTAGGTGTCAGCCTCCCTGACCTGTCAGTCCCTGGGCAGTAAGATATCATCTTTAGGGTCATTTCTTTAGATCATTTTTGGCTCCTTTGCACCACTGCTGTGTTGTTAAGCCTAGGACCATCACAGCCTTCTGCCCAAATTCATGCAAAGCTGATTGTGGCTTTTATCAGCAGGGAGCATCTTTCTGCCCAAATCggtgttgccttttttttttttttctttttttctttttaagcatcGAGTTTGATTCCACCTCCCCGATTTCTCCAGGAATTCAGCAAAAAGTTGGTAGGGATTCAGGTTGAATGGTGAGCTCCTCCTGTGGCAAATGACTCTCCATGAGTTCCTCGTGGTATTTCCTGTCCCACTGCTCCTTTGTTTGCATCttaaaagggaaggagagaagctCAGCTCTGGCAAACCGTGCTTGGATTTCGGGTATGCTGCAGGTTCCCAGGAGGACATGAGCTCTTCTTGCTTTCACAGCTGGAAGACCTGAAAAATGAGATTGAGAAGAGGCAAGCAAAAGCCACCACCAAGCTCTCGGAGGAGATTTCCCAGCTGGACAGCCTGACAAAAGCACAGGATAAGAAGAGCCAGCAATCGGTGAGTGAGTTCCTCCggctgagggaagggaaattTTTTCAAGGGAAAATCTTTAGGAAGGGGACCCCATCTTTAGGAATGTGACCCCAAATAGCTGCTGGCATGGGCAATGGGCAgagggtcccggggggggggttgctCAGGGCTGTTAATGTCTGTTAATTCTCCCCGGGGCCCCACTGATCTGCAATGGCTTAGTGGCATTATGGAGTAAACCAGCCTCTTCTCCAAGGTGTCCAGTGTAGGATGAGAGGCAATTGATCAGTACACATTGCAGCAAGAGAAATTTTGGTGAAATCTAAGGACACAATTCTTCCTTGTAAGAGAGGTGCCTCCCTGGGACAGAGTCCTTCTTCATGGGGGCATCGCCATCCTTGAACAGCCAGAAATTCCTTGGACACATCCCTGAGCAAGCTGAGCTGGCTGACCTTCCTCCATGCAGCGGCTTGGGGCAGAGACCCAAGAGGTCCATCCTCAGGTGGACAATTCACTAATTCTGTGATTTACGTAGAAAATGGCTCACACGGCGACCTgagtttcctttcttctttctctcttctgtcccTAGGACGTGAAAAGCCTTGTGACCAGGTAGGTGGACTctctgaaaagctgtttcttgACTTTTTCAACAAGCAATGACCATAGAGGAGAAAACTCACCACTGGCTGCTGGATACTCTTCTGCTTCAGGGAAATTGCAAGAGTCTGGAAGGGTATTTTGGGGACCACTGCTATGTGTTTGTATCTGCTCTTCCCAATGGATCCTTTCTTGACCATTTTGGAGTTAAAATGATCAAAGGAGCTTTAGTCTCAAAATTAAACCTCCATATGGCAAAGGATAGTTTTAATTCACTGCAATAGCTTGACTCTTTTCTCTTGCTTAGTCTGTCCAAGCAGCGCCTTTCTCTATCAAAAAgtaatgaattaattaatcCAAGCAAGGAAGttcagcctttgcttttcttgaggTTTGGGTTGTCAAGGGGATGAGCATCACCATCACCTCATTCCTGGTGGCATCAGATTTCCTGAAATGATGACATTCTCTATGACAACCACTCTGGAAATCGTGGTGGTGCTTTTTCTCCAGGTGTGGGAAAGTGACTTTCCAGTTGCCAGTGAATGTTTCGCCAGAGCCAGAAGAGAGATTCTGTCATTTCTCATGGAGGAATAGCGCTCTGAAGGAAACCCTGAAGAAGCTTCAAGGTACTGAGAAGGGttttaggagggaaaaaaataatagactGGTTGTATTTTGGTGAGAGCTGGAAGAGCTGACCTGCCTGTAGCTCATTATGGTTGCTCTTTGGGAACATAAATACTGCAGAGAACCTGAGATGGAAGAGCAAAACCTATTCCCGggcaaaagaaataacaaattgAGACCCACATGACTTAATGCCTCATTTGCCACACTCTTAATTACATATGTTTTGTTGCAGTTCCTGAAAAATGTTCATGGATGGGCTGCTCTCTGTCTCTGTTCCCCTCCAGCCTCGCCTATCCCCAAATTGCCTTTTGCTGAGCATGAGAAACTAAAGCAGCCGTACCTGTTAGACAAAGGTGTGCCTAGACCCATAAACCATGTCCAAATTGGCCAAAAATAGATGCTGAAGGAAGAATACAAAAAATCAGGGCAACCAAACTAGTTTTCTTAACCCTGCAGCCAGAATCTCGGTGTAACACTCGAGGAAGCctgccccagggcagagccctTGCCTTGATACCTAACCATTTCCCTGAAACAAATATGGCAAGTGGGTTGACCTCATTCATCAGCCCTGTCTTCAgattttagctctttttttaaaccacaggGTTAGCTGAACCAGTCTGGCCTTGTCCTACAGTTGACGCTCACTCTAGATGAAGTACTCAAGACTTTGctatcttgttttgttttccttgattttttctcccctcagcatttctttctggccaaagcagcagaaagtcAGCAAAAATATCTGCATGAGCCTGTTGCTGTTACTACACCCACTGTGCACCTTGTCTTCTTGGTGGTTTGGGGCTTCAAAACAGTCTTTCTGCTTGATGTACAGCACCTGCATGTGAGAGGGGCCTCCATGCTTCTTGCACCTTCTGCTTCAGGACCTTTTTGCCCTTCTGATGCCAGCCTGGGTCCTGCTGGTCCCctcacagagtggttgaggttggaaggcacctctgggtcCATTTGGTCCTACCACCCtactcaagcagggccacctagagcaaGTTTCCTAGGACCTTTCCCAGCTatcttctgaagatctccaaggttGGAGGCTCCACAACTCTCTGcacaacctgtgccagtgcttggtcaccTGTGCAGGAAAGAAGcacttcctgatgttcagatggaaactcttgtgttccagtttgtgcctattgcttcttgtcctggcactgggcaccactgagaagagtaTGGCCCTGTTCTCTCTGCACCTCCCTTGTGGGATTGATAGGCCTTGAtgggcctcctcttctccaggctgagcaggcccagctttcagcctctcctcatagcaGAGATGCTCTGGTTCCTTCATCCCCTTCATAGCCCTTTGTTGACTATCTCCAGTGTGtccatgttttttttgtagCCCCCCATATCCTCAAGGCCTCAACCCTGCTCCTCACACACCTtgtcccccaccccacagccagcATCACCCTGGACCCTGACACGGCTCACCCCGACCTCATCCTCTCTGAGGACCGAAAGAGCGTAAGACGTGGGGAAGCACGGCAGGACCTGCCCGATAACCCCAAAAGATTCGACTACTGGCCCTTCGTGTTGGGCTACCAGAGCTTTGCCACCGGCCGGCACTGctgggaggtggaggtgggggaTGAAGGGGACTGGGCCATTGGGGTGGCCAAAGAGTCCATCGCTCGGAAGGGACAACTCAGCCTCTGTCCCAaaggggggatttggggagtGGAGAAGTGGGGGGGACAGGTCCGGGCACTAACCACCCACAAGGTAACCCTCCTACCCCTGCGGATGTTGCCCAGGAGGGTCAGCGTCCACCTGGACTACGCTGGAGGGACAGTGGCATTTTTCGACGCTGACGAAGGGGGgcttatattcattttttcccgAGCTTCATTCACTGGGGAGAGGGTCCGCCCATGGCTCTGGGTGGTGGGGGCCAGGTCTCAGCTCAGGCTGTGTCCCTGAGACACAAACATCAGCATCCCTCCACCTTCCATTGCCTCGTTGGACAACCGCTTGCCTCCCGTGCTACCCTTGGGGCCATagggaacagaagaaatgaggGGACTTTAGCTTTTAAACGTCCTTCATCCCCATGAGACTAGGGGGTTGATATCAGTGAGGAAagtggggcaaaaaaaaaaaaaaaaagggaaaagtgctGCAGAGGGGACCTGGGGTGTGGAAGTGGAAAATGGTGGGCAAATGGGAAAAACCCACGGTGTCTGAAAGGCAAAATTTCCCAGGGTTTATATCACATTTATATCAAGTTTATATCAGGTTTCCTTGATCAAATATAGTTGTCCCTATCTGAGACAGTCATATTCAAATCAAGTGGTccaaactttgctttttttttttttaaataaaaaattcaagaGATGTCGTTCACTTGGGAGTATTGTATAAAACCTTGAGGCCTCATTTCAAATCTCAagagctttttaatttcttggctTTCTCTTTGCGTTTATCTGcctgttttttaaatcatggaTGGAATGTGGGGAGCTGGATATGAAATTCTGCCTAGATGTTGTAAGCAAAAATGCTAATTCTGGCTGGAGCTTTTAGCTAAACCCCCAAGACAATGTTTTAATCTAAccagtttggggaaaaagagGGTTAATTACATAAAACTGATCAGTAAAAGTTATAATGTGTGGGTGGGGAGGAATCACAAGGCCCAGTTGGCAAAGCCTAACCAAAATGCTACCAACCCCAGCCCTGTCTGTTCAGATGCATCCTCCTCCAACATCCCATTAGTTGCATGGGAAAAATGCCCTACAACAGAGAGTTCCTCCCTTATAAAAGGTGGCCAGTCCAGATATTTGTGATGGAAAATTCACCCACAGCCAAGCTGCTCCTGAGCCTCAACcgttttctcccttctcctcaaATGATTGATACTTGAAGCCTCATAACGCTGTAACAaccattaataataaaatattttcttcccccatgTCTTTCTCTCTGATTGAGATCAGTGTGGCATGTGGCTTTCAAGGATGGCCCTAGGTCACCTTCTCGGGGCTTGTGGACCTACCTGGGTGCAGGCATGACCAACTCATAGCCTCTGTGCAGATACCAGCAATGGGACTTAGTCAGCCAAAAGTCCAGTCCCCCTTGAAACTGCCAATAAATTTTGCAGATGTGATTTCCCCCATCCTCAGGGTCATGCTTAAAATCTGTCAGATAACTCAGATGTATAAATGTCcctatttttctccatctgttGTACTGAGTTTGCAGTGCCCAGcctagaaataaaacattctgaCCTCTACAGATAAGAGAAACCCATGCCAATCCTGGTGACTTCCCCTTAATCCCCATGAACCTGACAGCCAGAAGCAGTGAATAACCAGACAGAAGAACGTCACAGCATGTAAACCTTTTTACTTCATCTGAAACCCTAAGACTGGAGAAGCTGCCAGTCTGGTGCAAGATGTTTTGGGGCAGACGTGGTCCAACTGTCAGCCATTGGTACCCCAAATTGGCAATTACAGTTTGGGACACTAACCCACAGAGAAGCTTAGCCCTTTGGGGTCACTGAGAATAGGAAGAGAGACCAGAAAGGCCTACTAGGAGTTTGGTAGGAGTCCTCCAAAGTGCTAGGAATGGGGGTGTTGGGGACATAAAATTTGTGTTTGGGTAAGAAGGAAGAGCTTCAGGGACACAATGTTATCTGAGACCCCTCGCTCCACACCAAGAACCAGGGGTGAACACTCTCCCCTTTGAATGAGGctgctgagaaaatgaagatCAAGGCCTTCCTATCGACATCAAAAAAAGCCACCTGACCCCTCTCATAGTCCAGGGTGATCCGGACCCTTCTGGGGACCTGGATTTGGGATAACGGCGTGCGCTCATAGGAGGTGAGAGCCCAAAACTGGCCCTCACAGAGACCCATAGACCACAGCTCAATCTCGGGGCTCACAGGggtctcctccctcctcttcagAGACTCCCTGGCCACACCGACAGCCCAGGAGCCTTTGGGTGTCACCTCTACctcccagcagcatctccccgAGGTGATGCCCTCGCAGCCCAGCACGGAGGGATCGGGGCCAAATCCCTCATCAGATGCATCCTGCTGGGCATCTTCCCACCTCACGCTCCTCCTGTCCTCTGACACGGCGAGCTGGGGGTGAGCCGTGGCTGGATCCAGGGTCACATTCACtggaaaaggaaaccaaaacaTTTCCCCATGGCCCCAGGCTCTGCCTTGCTGCTAGGGCTGAGCGGGGTTGTCCTGCAGCACTCATTCATCCCATCCCTTGGGATGCTCTACCCTTTCCGATGTTGTTTGCCTTCACCATTCCACAGCACCCAGGTGAGCATCAGAAGAAGTTTCCCAAGGGAGTAGGAGAGCAAACCCCAAGCATAGGAGACTTTTtggctcaaaaaaaaagtcaaactagGCATTTGGTCCCTGAACATACAGGTATGAGGAACAGAGTTGACCTTCATGTAGCTTAGCATTGAGAGAAATGAATCCATCAACACCTTGTGGTGAGGATTCCCTGACTCTTTATGGTGTTTCCCTGACTCCTTATGAtgtttcccccctccctctcatTTTGTCATTCAGACACAGAGGCATCTTCCCCAAATGAGCCTCCAACTCATAGCCCGTCCCATGCTGGGCTCAGCCTTCCCTTGGGTTTTCCCACTCCCTCAGCTTCAGGAGATGGACTTACTCTTTTCAGGCAGCTCAAACATCAGGATGTCtaaaacagagggaagaaagagagacaTTATCTATCTGATACAACATGCTGGCGTCGGTGTGAATATGAAAGCAGAGAGGTTGTTCTGCCCTGCTCAGATCACACCTTGTGCGAGATGTCTGCAGAGAGATGGAAGAAATGTGATGCACAATCCAAGGAGaccaaaaggaaacaagaaacgTTTAGGATTAGGACCATTTTCTATACTATTTCCTCAACCAGggatttcaaaatcattttaagagCAGGTTGCCCCCAAAGAAGTGAAATCCACTACCCACTGCATGCTGGGGAGCAGAGTTGGCTGGAAGCTAAAATTAATCGTTAATTTGAGTTGATTTTCAGCTAGAGCTTTCTGAATCAAAGTGGGAAGGAGTGTTGAGTCTGTGCATGTGAGAAGATGCTGATGTTCACACTGCAGTGTAAATGCAATCCTGGTCCCTTGGATGTCCTTGCCAGGGACCAGGACCCCCTTCCCTGGCTGTGTGCTCTGGTTTTTCTGAAGGCTTCCTCCCAGCACAGAGGTTATTTTAGGGGGGTATCTCAGCACAGATCCACATCACAGTGCAGGTGGAGCCAGCTGGATCTCACATTTCTCATTTGGAAAAGGTTGGGCAACTCTAacaaaggcaggcaggctggATTCCCATTATAGAATTAGCCTGAGGAGCACCTGGGTTTTGCCTGACAACTGTTTCATCTCCAAAAAGTCCATCACAATTCCCCCCACCGATTCCAATAAATATGATTTATGCTCTAAGTGGATGCAATTTGTGCCCCCCACAGACATTGCtccttctccccatccctgtcTATGCTCAATACCTTTGAAGTTCCTCAGAGTCTCCTCTAgagcaatatttttctccctgaagtgactgattttattttccagctctgGAAGAAGCAACGTGGGCCGCTGGAAGTTTTCCTTCCCAAACCtagaggaagagggagagaaaggagaggtcAGGATGCAACTCTGAGAGACACCAAGAAATATTTCGTGCACACCCATAGCTCAAAGGAGCTGGTGCAGGCTTTAATAAACATGTTGTATATTCTGTGATGGGTAGTGACACTTCTGCTCTCAACCACAGTCTATGAAACCAAACCTGTGCCTGTCCTGCTCAACAGAAGGTCCAACCCCTTCCCCAGGTTGGGGGTGGGAGAAGAAGTTCAGGAAACCCCATCCATACCTGCTCAAGGTGCCTCTGATGTCCTGGAAGAGAAGGGATAGGAAACTCAGGGACTGCATCTTGGCAGTAAAACATCTACTGAAACCCCAGCAGCTTTGGAGCAAGCACAACCAGGTTTAGCTGCATCATGGGTCAATACCCAGAGCCAGGTTGTGTTAGCCAAGCTCTATTTAATAGTTCCTCACCTGCAGAAATTTacttgctggctgctggcacttCTCCTCCATCTCCTGGATCAGGGTATCCAGGTGAGAGATCTCCTTCGTCAGGTTGgtgatgttttcttcctgcattttctcTACGGCCCTCTCCAGGTCCGCCAGCTGAGCCAGCATGTGACGTGCCTGGTCCTCCAGGAAGAGACGCAGCCCTTCAAACGTGCTCAAAACCTTCTGCCGCTCGGCCTCGGTCTTCTCCTGTGAGGAGGGGACACAAGAGGTGGGTGCAGAATGAGGCAGCAAAGTCCTGCACTGGCCATTGAATGCATACCTAGAAAGGGTCAGTGCCCAGAGCATCCTAAAATGTGTTACAGCAGGGACATCCTGACGACTTCCAACACATCCAAACATTATTCTCCATCCAAAACAAGAAACCCACTCAGAATTTGCTTGGCATTCAGCAATTGAGCCCCTTTCAGGGCTCCAGGCTctgccttttatattttttttcccctacaatCCAGTAAAAATAAGTCAGGCAGCATTTGGCTTGGTCCATGTAGAGAGACCCCATACCCACTGCTCGGTAGGATGATTACCCATGCAGCATTTCATCTAAAGCCAAAGGGAGATACCCAGACTCCATCCCTGCTCCAAAAAAATAGACACTTACTAAATACTCCCAGTTTCTCCT
This window of the Cygnus olor isolate bCygOlo1 chromosome 33, bCygOlo1.pri.v2, whole genome shotgun sequence genome carries:
- the LOC121062622 gene encoding E3 ubiquitin-protein ligase TRIM7-like, with the protein product MYVDPFCQSTGTRAPMQIFWASPSLPGPTPGSSLALPTPSTGVMGRETPFLCVEENESWWLTVVCSGGPMAAPSPVAKLPSEASCPICLEYFRDPVSIHCGHNFCRACITRCWEWSTANFSCPQCKETAPERSFRPSRELARVLEIAKRLSLQAARGEAVEEEGCERHREPLNVFCKDDETFICVICRESRVHRAHTMLPVQEAVQEYKGQIQAHLQTLKEDRDRLLGFREAEMRRNWEYLEKTEAERQKVLSTFEGLRLFLEDQARHMLAQLADLERAVEKMQEENITNLTKEISHLDTLIQEMEEKCQQPASKFLQDIRGTLSRFGKENFQRPTLLLPELENKISHFREKNIALEETLRNFKDILMFELPEKMNVTLDPATAHPQLAVSEDRRSVRWEDAQQDASDEGFGPDPSVLGCEGITSGRCCWEVEVTPKGSWAVGVARESLKRREETPVSPEIELWSMGLCEGQFWALTSYERTPLSQIQVPRRVRITLDYERGQVAFFDVDRKALIFIFSAASFKGESVHPWFLVWSEGSQITLCP